GACAATGGAATTTTGCCGTTGGTCTGGGCTATGGACGTCGTACCAATCCGCTATACGACGGCAAAGACACACCACTTTATCTTCTGCCATCCATTAGCTACTACGGCGAACAAGTATTCTTTGATGACGGCGTGCTGGGCTATTCTTATGACATCACCCCCAACCTATCGCTTAGTGCTATTACACAACTCAATGCCCATGCCGCAAACTTCTCACGCTGGCATCCAAGTAATTTCTTTGTAGCACAAACAAATTTATCGGCACGTGAAGATAATTTTTCTCAAAGCCTAGATGTTGTTTCGCCGGCAACAGACGAAGAAATTGCTAAAATGCCAGTAGCAATATCAGAGCTTGCCGATCGTGATTGGACACTCGATGCAGGATTACAGCTAAACTATTTTGGCGACAGCAACTGGATGCTGCAATTAAATCTACTCCACGATGTACTCAACGTATACAACGGCTTAAATGGTCAAATGCGTCTAGAAAAGTCATGGCGCATCAAGAATATCCCTGCGTTATCGCTAAAACTCTTTGGCACCCTAGACTGGCACAGTCAAAAGCTCGCGAATTACTATTACGGCATTGGTGAGCGTGACACGCAATTAGTCGCTAGTCACTACAGCGCCAAAAGCGGCGTTAATCGTACCCTTGGCTTTAGTGCAAATTATCATCTATCATCGAATTGGCGAGCAGCACTGAGTTACCGTCTAACGAATTTGGATGCGTCAATCAAAGACAGCCCAATGGTTAGAGAAAATCACTCAGACACGCTATTTGTTGGTGCGGTTTACCACTTTTAATTAATGATGGAATATTTGGCGCTTTAGTAGTTAATGATTGAGCAATCGGGCAACAATAACAATGCAAATATATTGCTTATGGCCACACTGACCTGTGCGGCTATGGTGACGAGCGCTCGCGCCTTGGCAACTAGTGACAGCCCACAATTTTCTATCTCGCCAACTACCTGCATCGTCAACAAACCCGGCGAAGTTTGCGCTAGTCCACTGCAACTTACATGGCAAGTACCACGTGCAATGGATTTGTGTTTATACGTACAAAAAGAGCGCCTTAAATGTTGGCGCAACACACAACAAGTTTCCGAAGTACTGGTTTATAAGCTAAGTACTTCCACCACCTTTGACTTAAAAGATAATACCCAACGAGTTATCGCCAGCAGTAAAGTCAATGTAAACAGTGCAACATCAAAGCGCTTTAGGCGCAGGCTTAGAGCCGATTGGAGTGTATTTTAATGAAACGCGTACTCTTGGTTGAAGACGACAAGCGCCTTGCCGAACTCGTCGACCAATTTTTAACACAAAACGGTTTTGCGGTTACCGTAATCGATCGCGGAGATATGGTGGCCGATTTTCTTAAGCAACAAGCGCTTAAGCACCAGACACCAGATTTAATCATTTTAGATATTATGCTGCCGGGCAGTGACGGTTTTTCCATTATCAAACAAATTCGCCATAGTTTTCACAACCCTATTTTATTCTTAACCGCTAAAGACAGCGATTTTGATCATGTCACAGGTTTAGAATTAGGCGCAGACGATTACATCATAAAACCCGTCGAGCCCCATGTTTTGTTGGCGCGGGTTAACAATGCACTACGCCGTGCAGCACCAAGCACACAAACAAACGGACAAGGCAATTCACAAGAGCTTACTTTTGGTCAGCTTCACATCAACAACTCGATGCGAACAGTCAATTTAGGCGGCGAGAACATTGTACTCACCAGCCATGAGTTCGAATTGCTGTGGCTATTAGCGAACAAAGCCGGTGAAGTGCAAAGTCGCGATTTTATTCATAAAGAAATGATTGGCCGTGAATATGACGGCTTCGATCGCAGCGTCGATGTTCGCGTTTCACGCTTGCGTAAAAAGCTTCACGACGATCTGTCCGCTCCCACTCGTATTATCACGGTGTGGGGCAAAGGCTACATCTTTAGCCCGACAGCTTGGGACTAAGGCGTACATATGGCGCGCTTGTTCATTAGTCTTTATTTATTGCTGATAGTGTCAATAGGCGCTATTAATTGGCTGTCGGAAAAACTGTGGCAACACTACAACCAACAACCATCAGCGCAAATCATTGCCATTGAACAAGTCGCCAACTCATTGGCGCTCACCCTTAACGCCAACAATCTAACCGCACTTAGTGAGCGCTTATCACTGCCGATAGTTGAAGTTGCCGCCAACGATATTGCGCTGCTGCCGTGGCAGCAACAAGACCTCAACAACCTTCAGCCTGTGCTTACCAGCGACGAGCACGAAAATATCTACGCCTATATACTGCGTAACCAGCAACTCTATCGCGTTGGTCCCTTTAAACATTCCCACGATGCTTCACTAATCAAGCCATTGATATTTTTAGTCTCCTACTTGTGTCTCGCCCTGTTTATTGCACTCTGGATTTATCCGCTGTGGCGCGATTTAAAACGATTAGAACGCAGCAGCATCGCCTTTAGTCAAGGCGCAAAATCAACGCCAATGCACGTTAACAACGGTTCGGTCATTGCCCCTATTCTGCACACCTTTAATAGCATGACGGCGCAAATATCGCGCTTAATAAGCGATCAAAAACAGCTCACCAATGCGGTCTCTCACGAAATTCGCACTCCGCTTTCTCGCCTAAAATTCGCCTTTGCCATGCTTGATGAAAAGGCGGTGCCACAATTAGATAGCATGCGCCAAGACGTTGCAGAACTAGAGCAGCTCGTTGACGAAATGCTTAACTATGGTCGCTTAGAAAGCCAAAGCGACAAACTGCGCATGGAAGATGTCAATATTAGCGATTTAGCCAACCACTTAATTGACAAATTAACCCGTCACAGCGAACTCAGCGTGATACGCGATATCGACGACAATCTAGTGTGTCATTGCGATGGGCATTTAATCGAACGAGCACTACAAAACTACATTACCAACGCACTGCGCTATGCCAAATCCAGCGTGGCTATTCGCATTACCAATGACAATGAAAATTTAGTGTTTGACGTTGAAGAT
This DNA window, taken from Psychrobium sp. MM17-31, encodes the following:
- a CDS encoding ATP-binding protein translates to MARLFISLYLLLIVSIGAINWLSEKLWQHYNQQPSAQIIAIEQVANSLALTLNANNLTALSERLSLPIVEVAANDIALLPWQQQDLNNLQPVLTSDEHENIYAYILRNQQLYRVGPFKHSHDASLIKPLIFLVSYLCLALFIALWIYPLWRDLKRLERSSIAFSQGAKSTPMHVNNGSVIAPILHTFNSMTAQISRLISDQKQLTNAVSHEIRTPLSRLKFAFAMLDEKAVPQLDSMRQDVAELEQLVDEMLNYGRLESQSDKLRMEDVNISDLANHLIDKLTRHSELSVIRDIDDNLVCHCDGHLIERALQNYITNALRYAKSSVAIRITNDNENLVFDVEDDGEGIAKDQRELVFDAFTRLDKSRNKENGGFGLGLAIVKRIAQWHQGQCYVTDSQWRGAKFSLKLPNISSR
- a CDS encoding response regulator: MKRVLLVEDDKRLAELVDQFLTQNGFAVTVIDRGDMVADFLKQQALKHQTPDLIILDIMLPGSDGFSIIKQIRHSFHNPILFLTAKDSDFDHVTGLELGADDYIIKPVEPHVLLARVNNALRRAAPSTQTNGQGNSQELTFGQLHINNSMRTVNLGGENIVLTSHEFELLWLLANKAGEVQSRDFIHKEMIGREYDGFDRSVDVRVSRLRKKLHDDLSAPTRIITVWGKGYIFSPTAWD
- a CDS encoding DUF3019 domain-containing protein — protein: MIEQSGNNNNANILLMATLTCAAMVTSARALATSDSPQFSISPTTCIVNKPGEVCASPLQLTWQVPRAMDLCLYVQKERLKCWRNTQQVSEVLVYKLSTSTTFDLKDNTQRVIASSKVNVNSATSKRFRRRLRADWSVF
- a CDS encoding MipA/OmpV family protein — its product is MKKLYSLLLTLIICAATNASEVAQVTAIEAASLDSQQEKVEIGQWNFAVGLGYGRRTNPLYDGKDTPLYLLPSISYYGEQVFFDDGVLGYSYDITPNLSLSAITQLNAHAANFSRWHPSNFFVAQTNLSAREDNFSQSLDVVSPATDEEIAKMPVAISELADRDWTLDAGLQLNYFGDSNWMLQLNLLHDVLNVYNGLNGQMRLEKSWRIKNIPALSLKLFGTLDWHSQKLANYYYGIGERDTQLVASHYSAKSGVNRTLGFSANYHLSSNWRAALSYRLTNLDASIKDSPMVRENHSDTLFVGAVYHF